A window of the Streptomyces sp. NBC_01351 genome harbors these coding sequences:
- a CDS encoding carbohydrate ABC transporter permease, giving the protein MSHVAQGRGKGGFITAFLFAPLALYLTFVIWPYVQTFGYSFTNWTGQSPTFDFVGLENYSTLLKDDDFRGALGHNLLLLVFVPVVTILLALFFAFMVNAGGRSGAGGVQGVSGSRIYKIVYFFPQVLSLAILAVLFGAIYRSDEGGLLNGFLIKLGLIDPKHPVEWLNEPNFVLWCLLLVVVWHGVGFYLVLFSAAMQSVPKDIYEAALLDGAGRAQTFFKVTLPLLWDSVQTSAVYLGIAAMDMFVLVSTMTSGQFGGGPDHHSEVMSTVLMRNFLYFGKSGYACAMGVVMLVLTMILSVITLRATRRERIEF; this is encoded by the coding sequence ATGAGCCACGTAGCACAGGGGCGGGGGAAGGGCGGTTTCATCACCGCCTTCCTCTTCGCACCCCTCGCGCTGTACCTGACCTTCGTCATCTGGCCGTACGTACAGACGTTCGGCTATTCCTTCACCAACTGGACCGGGCAGTCACCGACGTTCGACTTCGTCGGCCTGGAGAACTACTCGACCCTGCTGAAGGACGATGACTTCCGGGGCGCGCTCGGGCACAACCTGCTGCTCCTGGTGTTCGTCCCCGTCGTCACCATCCTGCTCGCCCTCTTCTTCGCCTTCATGGTGAACGCGGGCGGGCGCAGCGGGGCGGGCGGGGTCCAGGGCGTGAGCGGATCGCGCATCTACAAGATCGTCTACTTCTTCCCGCAGGTGCTCTCCCTCGCGATCCTCGCCGTGCTCTTCGGCGCGATCTACCGCAGCGACGAGGGCGGCCTGCTCAACGGCTTCCTGATCAAGCTCGGCCTGATCGACCCGAAGCACCCGGTCGAATGGCTCAACGAGCCCAACTTCGTGCTCTGGTGCCTGCTGCTCGTCGTCGTCTGGCACGGCGTCGGCTTCTACCTCGTGCTGTTCTCCGCGGCCATGCAGTCCGTTCCCAAGGACATCTACGAGGCCGCGCTGCTCGACGGCGCCGGGCGCGCCCAGACCTTCTTCAAGGTCACCCTGCCCCTGCTGTGGGACTCTGTGCAGACCTCCGCGGTCTATCTGGGCATCGCCGCGATGGACATGTTCGTGCTGGTGTCGACCATGACCTCGGGCCAGTTCGGCGGCGGACCCGACCACCACAGCGAGGTCATGTCGACGGTGCTGATGCGCAACTTCCTGTACTTCGGCAAGAGCGGCTACGCCTGCGCCATGGGCGTGGTCATGCTCGTCCTGACCATGATCCTGTCCGTCATCACGCTGCGCGCCACCCGCCGCGAGCGCATCGAGTTCTGA
- a CDS encoding carbohydrate ABC transporter permease, whose product MTTVIKAPGEAAAERSGGPGRTKERDGRRSEGVVLNVFSHGFLVLWAIMIVLPLIWLALGAFKTDAQIGGSALSWPSNWHFDAFGRAWTKGIGGYFANTLIVLVFSVPLTMLFGSMAAYVLARYPFTGNRLVYYFFVSGAMFPVFLALVPLFFMVKRFDMLNTYQGLILVYVAYSMPFTVFFMHSFFRTLPTAIYEAAVIDGASDTRIFFQVMLPMAKPGLISVGIFNILGQWNQYILPAVLMQPQTSADPERYMLTQGLIQLQYQMGYETDLPVLFAGATIAIIPMLAVYLSFQRQIQAGLTSATLK is encoded by the coding sequence ATGACCACAGTGATCAAGGCTCCGGGCGAAGCTGCCGCGGAGCGGTCCGGCGGACCCGGACGGACGAAGGAGCGGGACGGACGCCGCTCCGAGGGCGTGGTCCTCAACGTCTTCTCGCACGGCTTCCTCGTCCTCTGGGCGATAATGATCGTGCTGCCCCTGATCTGGCTCGCCCTCGGCGCCTTCAAGACCGACGCGCAGATCGGCGGTTCGGCCCTCAGCTGGCCCTCGAACTGGCACTTCGACGCCTTCGGCCGAGCCTGGACCAAGGGCATTGGCGGCTACTTCGCGAACACCCTCATCGTGCTGGTGTTCTCGGTCCCGCTGACCATGCTGTTCGGCTCGATGGCCGCGTACGTACTGGCCCGCTACCCCTTCACGGGCAACCGGCTCGTCTACTACTTCTTCGTCAGCGGGGCGATGTTCCCGGTGTTCCTGGCGCTCGTACCGCTCTTCTTCATGGTCAAGCGCTTCGACATGCTGAACACCTACCAGGGCCTGATCCTGGTGTACGTCGCCTACTCGATGCCGTTCACTGTCTTCTTCATGCACTCCTTCTTCCGGACGCTGCCGACCGCGATTTACGAGGCGGCCGTCATCGACGGGGCCTCCGACACCCGGATCTTCTTCCAGGTGATGCTGCCGATGGCCAAGCCCGGCCTGATCAGCGTCGGGATATTCAACATCCTGGGCCAGTGGAACCAGTACATCCTGCCGGCCGTGCTGATGCAGCCCCAGACGAGCGCAGACCCCGAGCGCTACATGCTCACCCAGGGCCTCATCCAGCTCCAGTACCAGATGGGCTACGAGACGGACCTTCCCGTGCTGTTCGCCGGCGCCACCATCGCGATCATCCCGATGCTGGCGGTCTACCTCTCCTTCCAGCGCCAGATCCAGGCCGGACTGACCTCCG